One region of Brachybacterium saurashtrense genomic DNA includes:
- a CDS encoding ABC transporter permease, which produces MNPDDGLIPRIPVGEWAESGIDWLKDNVSWLFDAFSWVMRLLVENLTDALLWPPALVLIPLFALLAWVVRSWKLAIGTLVMMLAVVAMDQWEPMLQTMALVIVATACAVVVAVPLGILAAMSSTVSAIVKPVMDFMQTMPAFVYLIPAVTFFSIGLVPGIFSTIVFALPPGVRMTELGIRQVDHETVEAGESFGASRWQILRGIQLPLAVPTIMAGVNQVIMLALSMAVIAGMTGVDGSGKLVVQAISTLDLPLGVEAGLGVVALAVFLDRLTAALGNPGDYRTSLIALVKRRRAAARS; this is translated from the coding sequence ATGAACCCGGACGACGGTCTCATCCCCCGCATCCCCGTCGGCGAATGGGCCGAGAGCGGCATCGACTGGCTGAAGGACAACGTCTCCTGGCTGTTCGACGCCTTCAGCTGGGTGATGCGCCTGCTGGTGGAGAACCTCACCGACGCGCTCCTGTGGCCGCCGGCGCTGGTGCTGATCCCGCTGTTCGCCCTGCTCGCCTGGGTGGTGCGCTCCTGGAAGCTCGCCATCGGCACGCTGGTGATGATGCTCGCCGTGGTGGCGATGGATCAGTGGGAGCCGATGCTGCAGACCATGGCGCTGGTGATCGTGGCGACCGCCTGCGCGGTCGTGGTCGCGGTGCCGCTGGGCATCCTCGCCGCGATGAGCTCCACGGTGAGCGCGATCGTCAAGCCCGTCATGGACTTCATGCAGACGATGCCCGCCTTCGTGTACCTCATCCCGGCGGTGACGTTCTTCTCCATCGGCCTGGTGCCGGGCATCTTCTCCACCATCGTCTTCGCGCTGCCGCCCGGCGTGCGCATGACCGAGCTGGGCATCCGCCAGGTGGACCACGAGACGGTCGAGGCCGGCGAGTCCTTCGGCGCGAGCCGCTGGCAGATCCTGCGCGGCATCCAGCTGCCCCTGGCGGTCCCCACCATCATGGCCGGGGTCAACCAGGTGATCATGCTCGCGCTGTCGATGGCCGTGATCGCCGGCATGACCGGCGTGGACGGCTCCGGAAAGCTCGTGGTCCAGGCGATCTCCACCCTGGACCTGCCCCTCGGCGTCGAAGCCGGTCTCGGCGTCGTCGCCCTGGCGGTCTTCCTCGACCGCCTCACCGCAGCCCTCGGCAACCCCGGGGACTACAGGACCTCGCTGATCGCCCTGGTGAAGCGCCGCCGGGCCGCGGCGAGGTCCTGA
- a CDS encoding glycine betaine ABC transporter substrate-binding protein: protein MGGGAGLLGLGLAACGSDDSGSGGGSGDGSGGGASGTITLGYIASWTDGLSTAYLLDNRLTAMGYTVEHQTISEAALLYAGLAQGDVDMYPSAWPEVTHADYMEEYGADIEDLVAYYEGAKLNFSVPEYMDDITSIADLQGQADRFDGKIYGIEPGAGLTAATQDDIIPGYGLDDYELVTSSTPAMLTELQNAIDNEEDIVVTLWSPFWAMTSFPVKALEDPDGLFGEPEALHHLGRSGFAEEFPEAAEWIGGATMTAEQFGSLEDMVVNQFDEGQEAEAVEAWLEENPDALPALPGE, encoded by the coding sequence ATGGGCGGCGGCGCCGGCCTGCTGGGCCTCGGCCTGGCCGCCTGCGGCAGCGACGACAGCGGCTCCGGTGGCGGCTCCGGCGACGGCTCCGGCGGCGGTGCCTCGGGCACCATCACCCTCGGCTACATCGCCTCCTGGACCGACGGCCTGTCCACCGCCTACCTGCTGGACAACCGCCTTACCGCGATGGGCTACACGGTGGAGCACCAGACGATCTCCGAGGCGGCGCTGCTGTACGCGGGCCTCGCCCAGGGCGACGTCGACATGTACCCCTCGGCCTGGCCGGAGGTCACCCACGCCGACTACATGGAGGAGTACGGCGCGGACATCGAGGACCTGGTCGCCTACTACGAGGGCGCGAAGCTGAACTTCTCGGTGCCGGAGTACATGGACGACATCACCTCCATCGCGGACCTGCAGGGCCAGGCCGACCGCTTCGACGGGAAGATCTACGGCATCGAGCCGGGCGCCGGCCTCACCGCCGCCACCCAGGACGACATCATCCCGGGCTACGGGCTGGACGACTACGAGCTGGTCACCTCCTCCACCCCGGCGATGCTCACCGAGCTCCAGAACGCGATCGACAACGAGGAGGACATCGTCGTCACGCTGTGGAGCCCGTTCTGGGCGATGACGAGCTTCCCGGTGAAGGCGCTGGAGGATCCGGACGGCCTGTTCGGCGAGCCGGAGGCGCTGCACCACCTGGGCCGCAGCGGCTTCGCCGAGGAGTTCCCGGAGGCCGCCGAGTGGATCGGCGGCGCCACCATGACCGCCGAGCAGTTCGGCTCGCTCGAGGACATGGTCGTCAACCAGTTCGACGAGGGCCAGGAGGCCGAGGCCGTGGAGGCGTGGCTCGAGGAGAACCCCGACGCCCTGCCTGCGCTGCCGGGCGAGTGA
- a CDS encoding Gfo/Idh/MocA family protein — MTSAAPEGAPRRLRAGVIGLGWAGQQHVAAYAADPTVELVALSAMEEHLLEQFGEEHQVPGRYQDWKQMLAEAELDVVSIATPTFLHEPMAIHALEAGVNVITEKPMAQSGEAAARMVEAARGAGRVLDVSFNHRRRGDVTALKDVVDSGVLGPLYYAKTGWVRRQGIPGLGTWFTKAGSAGGGAMMDIGIHMLDMTLHLMGEPAVTAVSASTHAEFGPRGRGGSGFGISQVEEGTPFEVEDLATAFLRLDGGATMLLESSWAQWIPHDLCYVALYGAEGGATIEWGGPDGPTITVWTEVAGIPAELRPAVGADGNHAAAVADFLQKVRSGDVAAHDGSQALRRARVIDACYASAEAGAEVAVAQ; from the coding sequence ATGACCTCAGCAGCACCCGAGGGCGCTCCGCGCCGCCTCCGCGCCGGCGTGATCGGACTGGGCTGGGCCGGCCAGCAGCACGTGGCCGCCTACGCCGCCGATCCCACCGTCGAGCTGGTGGCCCTCTCCGCGATGGAGGAGCACCTGCTGGAGCAGTTCGGCGAGGAGCACCAGGTCCCCGGCCGCTACCAGGACTGGAAGCAGATGCTCGCCGAGGCCGAGCTGGACGTCGTCTCCATCGCCACCCCCACGTTCCTCCACGAGCCGATGGCGATCCACGCCCTCGAGGCCGGGGTCAACGTCATCACCGAGAAGCCGATGGCGCAGTCCGGTGAGGCCGCCGCCCGCATGGTCGAGGCCGCGCGGGGCGCCGGCCGGGTGCTGGACGTGTCCTTCAACCACCGCCGCCGCGGGGACGTCACCGCGCTCAAGGACGTGGTCGACTCCGGCGTGCTCGGTCCGCTGTACTACGCCAAGACCGGCTGGGTGCGCCGCCAGGGCATCCCGGGCCTGGGCACCTGGTTCACGAAGGCGGGCAGCGCCGGCGGCGGCGCCATGATGGACATCGGCATCCACATGCTCGACATGACCCTCCACCTCATGGGCGAGCCCGCCGTCACGGCCGTCTCCGCCAGCACCCACGCCGAGTTCGGGCCGCGCGGCCGCGGCGGCTCCGGCTTCGGCATCTCCCAGGTGGAGGAGGGCACCCCCTTCGAGGTGGAGGACCTCGCCACCGCCTTCCTCCGCCTCGACGGCGGGGCCACCATGCTGCTCGAGTCCAGCTGGGCGCAGTGGATCCCGCACGACCTCTGCTACGTCGCCCTCTACGGCGCCGAGGGCGGCGCCACCATCGAGTGGGGCGGCCCCGACGGCCCCACCATCACCGTGTGGACCGAGGTCGCGGGGATCCCCGCCGAGCTGCGGCCCGCCGTGGGCGCCGACGGGAACCACGCCGCCGCGGTGGCGGACTTCCTGCAGAAGGTGCGCTCCGGCGACGTCGCCGCCCACGACGGCTCCCAGGCCCTGCGCCGCGCCCGCGTCATCGACGCCTGCTACGCCTCCGCCGAGGCCGGTGCCGAGGTCGCCGTCGCGCAGTAG
- a CDS encoding ROK family transcriptional regulator translates to MSTAQDRGASSPQLMRRANRQALMQHALRGEAFTATDAMAATGLTRATVLGVCADLEEAGLLHEVSGAPTAGAAQRGRPARHFALSEDAAVLLAVDAGQHTLTARAADLRGRELATVRTALDGALDGSDAESGAAAAELRVEAVRALLDQVVERAGAGDRPRLLTVVGVPAPVDADGRSPVGDLSYWPAMNPGFVEALEGTVVVENDANLAVLAERAAADSPHLAALLMGERFGTGLVVDGRLLRGADGGAGEMRFLDDVLGDERGADGVAALARRWTLDALAAGETSPVLGAVPPDRLSAVDVFAAARDGDPLAEAVLERIGERLARIASILASLLGVELVLVAGAIAEAIEPVLIHARSALPRLATPPHPRLEASTLGREVVVRGAIELALARLHADPLDLLAPDV, encoded by the coding sequence ATGTCAACAGCGCAGGATCGAGGGGCCAGCTCCCCGCAGCTGATGCGGCGGGCCAACCGGCAGGCGCTGATGCAGCATGCGCTGCGCGGGGAGGCCTTCACCGCCACCGACGCGATGGCCGCGACGGGGCTGACCCGCGCCACCGTGCTCGGCGTCTGCGCCGATCTCGAGGAGGCCGGGCTGCTCCACGAGGTCTCCGGTGCGCCGACCGCAGGGGCCGCCCAGCGCGGCCGCCCCGCCCGACACTTCGCGCTCAGCGAGGACGCCGCCGTCCTGCTCGCGGTCGATGCCGGCCAGCACACCCTCACCGCCCGCGCCGCGGATCTGCGCGGCCGTGAGCTCGCCACCGTCCGCACCGCGCTCGACGGCGCGCTGGACGGCTCCGACGCGGAGAGCGGCGCGGCAGCGGCGGAGCTCCGCGTCGAGGCTGTGCGCGCGCTGCTCGACCAGGTCGTCGAGCGGGCCGGCGCCGGGGACCGCCCGCGCCTGCTCACCGTCGTCGGCGTCCCCGCCCCGGTCGACGCCGACGGTCGCTCGCCGGTCGGCGACCTCAGCTACTGGCCCGCGATGAACCCCGGCTTCGTGGAGGCGCTCGAGGGCACCGTCGTGGTCGAGAACGACGCGAACCTCGCCGTCCTCGCCGAGCGGGCCGCCGCCGACAGCCCGCACCTGGCCGCCCTGCTCATGGGGGAGCGCTTCGGCACCGGTCTCGTGGTCGACGGACGGCTGCTGCGCGGGGCCGACGGCGGTGCCGGGGAGATGCGCTTCCTCGACGACGTGCTCGGCGACGAGCGCGGGGCCGACGGCGTCGCCGCCCTCGCACGACGCTGGACCCTCGACGCCCTCGCCGCGGGGGAGACCTCGCCCGTGCTCGGCGCGGTGCCCCCGGACCGGCTCAGCGCCGTCGACGTCTTCGCCGCCGCGCGGGACGGTGACCCCCTCGCCGAGGCCGTGCTCGAGCGCATCGGCGAGCGTCTGGCCCGCATCGCCTCGATCCTCGCGAGCCTGCTCGGGGTGGAGCTGGTGCTGGTGGCCGGTGCGATCGCCGAGGCCATCGAGCCGGTCCTGATCCACGCCCGCTCCGCTCTGCCGCGCCTGGCCACCCCGCCGCACCCGCGGCTCGAGGCGAGCACGCTGGGGCGCGAGGTGGTGGTGCGCGGCGCGATCGAGCTGGCCCTCGCCCGCCTGCACGCCGACCCGCTGGACCTGCTCGCGCCAGACGTGTGA
- a CDS encoding ABC transporter substrate-binding protein has product MVSPSPEAPVPFTRRSLLAGVGGAVAATALSACAGASGTSQLTLYQSKPEAIPYFSRLAADFTESQGRFAVQHDIATNLSASFVRNSPPDLGCLNYNLEMGRFMERGALSDLSDLPEAGRIREDVAELAEWYPTFEGRTSVLPYSVTAASVIYNRRIFAEHGLEVPTTWEEFLAVCETLQGADVTPIYATFLDAWTVAQGLFDYTVGGLVDVRSFYASMHEIGEDVGPDSEVSFQRTMLEPVQRMVELVEYTNSDAGNRGYGDGNTAMAQGRAAMYFQGPWAFGEIAKAGTDVDLGTFPLPMTDDPADLKVRVNIDLSLWVPEAANEKEGARALAQFLMRPEVQNPYNEEFLAFGTTKDAPPVTDERIAEMQQYYDEGRFYMGASQFIPNSIPAQNYIQSIVGGADPEPVLARMDADWARLAFRE; this is encoded by the coding sequence ATGGTGTCCCCCTCTCCCGAAGCTCCCGTCCCGTTCACCCGCCGCAGCCTGCTGGCCGGGGTCGGCGGCGCAGTCGCCGCCACTGCCCTGTCCGCCTGCGCCGGGGCGAGCGGCACGTCCCAGCTGACGCTCTACCAGTCCAAGCCCGAGGCGATCCCCTACTTCTCCCGGCTCGCCGCCGATTTCACCGAGTCGCAGGGGCGCTTCGCCGTCCAGCACGACATCGCCACCAACCTCTCGGCCAGCTTCGTGCGCAACAGTCCCCCCGATCTCGGCTGCCTCAACTACAACCTCGAGATGGGCCGGTTCATGGAGCGCGGCGCGCTCTCGGACCTCTCCGACCTGCCCGAGGCGGGGCGCATCCGCGAGGACGTCGCCGAGCTGGCCGAGTGGTACCCGACCTTCGAGGGCCGCACCAGCGTGCTGCCGTACTCGGTGACCGCGGCCTCGGTGATCTACAACCGTCGGATCTTCGCCGAGCACGGCCTCGAGGTGCCCACCACCTGGGAGGAGTTCCTGGCCGTCTGCGAGACGCTGCAGGGCGCGGACGTCACACCGATCTACGCGACCTTCCTGGACGCCTGGACCGTGGCCCAGGGGCTCTTCGACTACACCGTCGGCGGCCTGGTGGACGTGCGCTCCTTCTACGCGTCGATGCACGAGATCGGCGAGGACGTCGGCCCGGACTCCGAGGTCTCCTTCCAGCGCACGATGCTCGAGCCCGTCCAGCGCATGGTCGAGCTGGTCGAGTACACCAACAGCGACGCGGGCAACCGGGGCTACGGCGACGGCAACACCGCGATGGCCCAGGGCCGCGCCGCGATGTACTTCCAGGGCCCGTGGGCCTTCGGCGAGATCGCGAAGGCCGGCACCGACGTCGACCTGGGCACCTTCCCGCTTCCGATGACCGACGACCCCGCCGATCTGAAGGTCCGCGTGAACATCGACCTCTCCCTGTGGGTCCCGGAGGCGGCGAACGAGAAGGAGGGGGCGCGGGCGCTCGCGCAGTTCCTGATGCGCCCGGAGGTGCAGAACCCCTACAACGAGGAGTTCCTCGCCTTCGGCACCACGAAGGACGCCCCGCCGGTGACCGACGAGCGCATCGCCGAGATGCAGCAGTACTACGACGAGGGCCGCTTCTACATGGGCGCCTCGCAGTTCATCCCGAACTCGATCCCCGCCCAGAACTACATCCAATCGATCGTCGGCGGCGCCGACCCCGAACCGGTCCTGGCGCGCATGGACGCCGACTGGGCCCGGCTCGCCTTCCGGGAGTGA
- a CDS encoding carbohydrate ABC transporter permease, protein MTTAPHRTAPEDGPEASAPVRSRRRRTDPLYHLFLFPALALFTAAVTVPAVLGFAFSFTNSIGFGTWDVIGLRNYIAMFRDQGILGSYAFTLGFALVTVILVNVLAFMLAVGLTSRIRFVTALRTIYVIPMVISGIVIAFVFQYLFANTVPGMGQAIGSDALSVSILASPDWAWLSIVIVTAWQSIPGTMLIYIAGLVTIPGEVYEAASIDGATGWQSLRRITLPLVSGFIVINTILGFKNYLNAYDIIVGLTDGGPGIATRSVAMTIFRGFEGGDYAYQMANAMVFFLISIALALLQLRVTRGRTAF, encoded by the coding sequence ATGACGACCGCACCGCACCGCACCGCGCCCGAGGACGGCCCCGAGGCGAGCGCACCGGTGCGCTCGCGCCGCCGTCGGACCGATCCCCTCTACCACCTGTTCCTCTTCCCCGCCCTGGCGCTGTTCACCGCTGCGGTGACCGTCCCGGCGGTGCTCGGCTTCGCCTTCAGCTTCACCAACTCGATCGGCTTCGGGACCTGGGACGTCATCGGCCTGCGCAACTACATCGCGATGTTCCGCGATCAGGGGATCCTGGGCTCCTACGCCTTCACCCTCGGCTTCGCGCTGGTGACCGTGATCCTGGTGAACGTCTTGGCCTTCATGCTCGCGGTGGGCCTGACCTCGCGGATCCGCTTCGTCACGGCGCTGCGCACGATCTACGTGATCCCGATGGTCATCTCCGGCATCGTCATCGCCTTCGTGTTCCAGTACCTGTTCGCCAACACCGTGCCGGGCATGGGCCAGGCGATCGGCTCGGACGCGCTGTCCGTCTCGATCCTGGCGAGCCCGGACTGGGCCTGGCTGTCGATCGTGATCGTCACCGCCTGGCAGTCGATCCCGGGCACGATGCTGATCTACATCGCGGGCCTGGTCACCATCCCCGGCGAGGTGTACGAGGCCGCCTCCATCGACGGCGCCACCGGCTGGCAGAGCCTGCGGCGGATCACGCTGCCGCTGGTGTCCGGGTTCATCGTCATCAACACGATCCTGGGCTTCAAGAACTACCTCAACGCCTACGACATCATCGTCGGCCTCACCGACGGCGGGCCCGGCATCGCCACCCGCTCGGTGGCGATGACCATCTTCCGAGGGTTCGAGGGCGGCGACTACGCCTATCAGATGGCCAACGCGATGGTGTTCTTCCTGATCTCCATCGCCCTCGCCCTGCTCCAGCTGCGCGTCACCCGAGGAAGGACGGCGTTCTGA
- a CDS encoding carbohydrate ABC transporter permease — protein sequence MSSATPAATTATPSATAPTAPRRSARRKVGRDRVNRTATVLLMLGSLTVLVPLFVTVNMALKTTEQAADGNAFSLPDPLTLSSFVEAWNLTNFPRGFAISIFITVVAVVGEIVISALAAYAIVRNWDRRLFRWSFFYLLAAMFIPFPVVALPQIQLTGMLGLDNPLGVAILHIAFALAFNTLLFTAFLRTIPLELEESMRMDGAGTWKVFWRLILPLLGPMCATVGIFAFIQSWNDFMMPSLIISDPTLQTIPVLQNMFQTQFSNNYNVAFSSYLMAMAPAIIVYLVAQRWVMSGLTQGAIK from the coding sequence ATGTCCTCTGCCACTCCTGCCGCCACCACGGCCACCCCCTCCGCGACCGCCCCCACCGCGCCCCGCCGCAGCGCGCGGCGGAAGGTGGGACGGGACCGCGTCAACCGCACGGCGACCGTCCTGCTGATGCTGGGCTCGCTGACCGTGCTGGTGCCGCTGTTCGTCACCGTGAACATGGCGCTGAAGACCACCGAGCAGGCGGCCGACGGGAATGCGTTCAGCCTGCCGGATCCGCTGACCCTCTCGAGCTTCGTCGAGGCCTGGAACCTGACGAACTTCCCGCGCGGCTTCGCGATCTCGATCTTCATCACGGTCGTCGCGGTGGTGGGCGAGATCGTGATCTCCGCCCTCGCCGCCTACGCGATCGTGCGCAACTGGGACCGTCGCCTGTTCCGCTGGTCGTTCTTCTACCTGCTGGCGGCGATGTTCATCCCGTTCCCGGTGGTGGCCCTGCCGCAGATCCAGCTGACCGGCATGCTGGGGCTCGACAACCCGCTGGGGGTCGCGATCCTGCACATCGCCTTCGCGCTGGCGTTCAACACCCTGCTGTTCACCGCGTTCCTGCGGACGATCCCGCTGGAGCTGGAGGAGTCGATGCGGATGGACGGCGCCGGCACCTGGAAGGTGTTCTGGCGGCTGATCCTGCCGCTGCTGGGGCCGATGTGCGCGACCGTGGGGATCTTCGCCTTCATCCAGTCCTGGAACGACTTCATGATGCCCTCGCTGATCATCTCGGATCCGACGCTGCAGACCATCCCGGTGCTGCAGAACATGTTCCAGACCCAGTTCAGCAACAACTACAACGTGGCCTTCTCGTCCTACCTGATGGCCATGGCGCCGGCGATCATCGTCTACCTCGTCGCGCAGCGCTGGGTGATGTCCGGCCTCACCCAGGGCGCGATCAAGTGA